In the genome of Portunus trituberculatus isolate SZX2019 unplaced genomic scaffold, ASM1759143v1 PGA_scaffold_205__4_contigs__length_1045770, whole genome shotgun sequence, the window ATGTGTAGTAGGGAAACAGGGCTGTGTTAGTGCAGGGTCATGTCTCCATACAGTAAGTAAGAATTTTgagataaatatacataaaatgcACGGCCATGGGTTTTACtttgagggaaagaggaaacgtGCAAATTGCCCTTCCATCGAATTATGGAAGACAGAAACTCCAAAGCAAAATTCATATCAGGAAAATGATTCTCATGGAAATTTGCCTCAGTGATTTGATACAAATGTGATAAACTTAGAAAAAAGCAGTGTAAtttacaagaagaaaataaagaactgaAAACCCagtaaggatatatatatatatatatatatatatatatatatatatatatatatatatatatatatatatatatatatatatatatatatatatatatatatatatattatgaaggATGgataactggccaagggcaataaaatatgggaaaaaaaaaaggcccactggattgcctTAAAAGTCATGGGAGTtttccaaaattcagggacaaatgtcttgagaccctcttaaaagaagtcaagttgtaggaagatggaaatacagaagcagggaggagtttcagagtttatcagagaaaggtatgaatgagtgagaatacttgttaactcttgcattaaagagttggatagaatagggatgagaggaagaagaaagccttgtgcaacgaggctGCTGGAGGACggggaggcaagcagttagcacgAAAATAGCAATAGAGAGATgtgacatttcggcagtgagaaagaggctgaagacagtcagtcagaagaggggagttgttgagatgaaaagcttttgattccaccctaagtaataaaactgtgtgagtggaacgcccccaaacatgtgaagagtactgcATACCGGAGACAAGCAGTACAAGCTATGTCCTGAAGTCTGAATATGAATAGTTTGTGTCGTGAGCGGTGAATCCTCATGATTCACCACTCTGGGGTGAACACTATTCTGAAAGTGTGGCGCACGGTCCAGATATACAGTGTCTTCCATCCCGTTGGCTTATTTTGGTCTCGGCTGCACATAAATGTCATGTGAGCCCCACAATTAACATTCATTTATTGCTCGTATGCTTgaatttaaattttctttcaccctccccACCATGGCCTCTTTTTGTGGATTCATGAGCTTACCATTCTGCCCTGTTACTACATATTATGGGACCTAGAAAACTAAGTAGTAAGACCCAAATCTCAGTTATTTGTGCCTTAGTGAGAGAAAATATGTGAAATCAAGAAATGCCACGAACACTGGCATAGCTCTCAGAACTGTTTAACATTGTACCAAAATTtattgtgagggaggaagagacgcttTGCCACCACCTCACAAGCCTGACCTAATTCtggatgagttagatgagtgtatggaaaagtgcaatgtagctatcattttgtcttcctttttctgttatAGCAGTGACACACAGCACAACTATTGGGCATTACAAAGCAAATATAAAAATTAGTCTCAAGATGGCAGGCAGGGTCAGATCATGGCTTGGCGCACAGTTGCTTGGGTGCGTGTGACATGGGCAGAGGTCAGGGTCTGACTGGCTAGCTGGGCCCAAGGATTCTAGAAGGATATATGGGTTCAATGGGCAGcttggaggaattgattagggaggcTAGCTTGTAACAAATGGCGCGGGTCGCAAGTagtaagggagtgagggatggggggtATCCATCAGCAGGAGAGGATGAGCACCGTTACAAGattcacagtcagtcagtcacgtgaAGGGATGCAAGCTACAGCAGTCATCGCCTGCCTCTGCCTGGGTCATATCACACTCGAAGCTCACTTGAACCCCCTGCGTCTGTCTCCTgaccttctgcccttggtgtaggactacccctgagaccattgaacatttcctgcttcaatgtcCATGCCTCCACTCtcaccactgcactacgctcctggctctccgccctggccaacacaacactcaacctgcccaccctcctggcggcctcaggcgtccatccCTCCCAGCAACCTGCTGTCCTaagccttacttgtgccttcttgaggaagattGGCCCACTACcatgcctgtgatacccactcaagactaccccagggctcataaggatccataaaTCTTCGTGGCCTTAACtattggatccttatgagccttGGGATACTCCTGTGTCATCACAGGTGTGGTAGCTggctggtcttcctcaagaaggcacaagtaaggcaaaggacagcaggttgccaggaggggtagatgcctgaggccgccaggacggtgggcaggtcgagtgttgtgatggccagggcggagacccgggagcgtagtgcagtatgGTGAGAGTGGAAgcatgggcattgaagcagggaATGTTCGATggtctcaggggtagtcctacaccaagggtggtgcaagtgagctcTGAGTGTgatatatgaatatttttgaCAATAAACCAGAGTGAAGTGATtataaaaagaggaatatataCATTTACATGCACATTTAACTGTCTTATCTGTATACaaatctatttaattatctacctgtctacctatccatgtttgtttatctgaGCGAGTCACCTCCACACAGCGTGCCCTCGCTGGGATGACCACCTCCCAGGCTGCCACCATACCACTGTCCACAGCTGGTTTTTGCTGTGGGCAATGTGGGCGACCAGATGCAATCTATTCGGGGGTgtacaaaaattaagaaacagaaacaaaaacagaaacaaaaaccaaaaaccaaaaacaaaaaaaaaaaagtgcatagaaaaaaaattgtcggTCTTATGGACTAATAGTGGTCATTTCCAGGTGAAGTTGGTGCAGTGGGTGCTGGTGTTGCATCAGCTTGTTGGTGAGAGTTACACAGGTTGTGTGTCTGTCAGAAAaggtgaagggggaggggagaaggggatcaATCTGCCGCTGCagagagtgtgtatgtatgtcactcaggggaaggcaagggggagggggggtgggGGATACACTGACACCTATGCATTATTATAATACCATAATATTAGgatacctcttcctcttctctgagGGAGGGGGCAAGGGGTGGGGGGAGACGCCAACGGATTGTTCGCCCAGGGTGCAAAACTAGCCAGGACTGCCGGCCCTCTGCTGCCCATGGAAAACACATGGGAACGCCTGAGTTACGTTCCTTGTTTTCCGTCTTATGTGCATGTTTGGAGGCTGCCTACCATGTGTGTCACCTTAACAGACTCACAATAGTCGTGGCATACTGTGCCACCAAGAGTTAGACGGCAAATCATACAAacaaatgagataatacagtgttttccagctttggtggacttgggtgagaggtggaAGCTGTCTTTGATGCAAACCTATCACTGAACAAGGTCACGTGTatatacatgtgcatgtgtAGATGTAGACATGTATATATACGTGTGCATTTAAATGAAGGGTAAGTAAACTGTATATGTATCTGGTGAAACTTTGCCTGAATGTTGAGCtttcttggtatagcaattacttaacatgtcaatatactctctctctctctctgtctgtctctttaagctttatacattaattaatattctctctctctctctctctctctctctctcaagatatatacattaattaatatGAGGAGCCCCGAGGAGAAGGGGCCAAACCGCCACCTCGGTGGAAAATTAGTTAACAACGGTTTTCGGTAGATGGAAGCACTGTCTATCTATCCCCAAagagaaaacagcaaaatatCCACTCTAAAACCCTTTCCCTGAAGGTTGAAAATAGGGTGCTGTcaatggaagaaaaacatgatgaGGTATACAAACTCCGGACAGGACGGGCCAATACAAGCCCGCCCGGCAGCCAATGACAGCACTGGTATCATCTCTCCGTGTTTTGCTCC includes:
- the LOC123500360 gene encoding uncharacterized protein LOC123500360 isoform X2; the encoded protein is MTCILGIGYWIASGRPHCPQQKPAVDSGMVAAWEVVIPARARCVEVTRSDKQTWIGRQRRPILQEVNRSRKNATEHPTSDLS